Proteins from one Armatimonadota bacterium genomic window:
- a CDS encoding Gfo/Idh/MocA family oxidoreductase, translating to MPNPLLRYAIIGTGRPNGTPGATGFGMAHTHLPAFLSTGRVELVAIADINQDPRDHFLELHKSEAPGYADYAEMLARERPDVVSICLWPHLHADAVVACAAAGVKAIHCEKPMATKWADCKRMKAAADDAGAYLTFGHQRRHIRMFQQVRKDIVGGAIGELVMIEAQVGDLFDWGTHWLDMMQWYNGEAEPEWVIGQIDSWKGRTIFGADVEDQALAHYKWKNGVRGLLVCGYEAGIGCAHRICGVDGVIEVVNERKYRLMNGSASGWQTHEVPQGELGDHQLSARDVIRQLDEPGHKSILSADNVIKHTELIFGTWYSSKARKRVDFPLEVDGNALEEMLADHEVGPDRDRSPLLG from the coding sequence ATGCCCAACCCACTGCTTCGCTACGCGATTATCGGCACCGGCCGCCCGAACGGTACGCCCGGGGCGACCGGATTCGGTATGGCCCACACCCACCTTCCAGCGTTTCTCTCCACCGGTCGGGTGGAGCTGGTGGCGATTGCCGATATCAATCAGGATCCCCGCGATCACTTCCTGGAGCTCCACAAAAGCGAAGCTCCAGGCTACGCCGACTACGCCGAGATGCTGGCGCGCGAGCGGCCCGACGTGGTCAGCATCTGCCTGTGGCCGCACCTGCACGCCGATGCGGTGGTTGCCTGCGCCGCCGCCGGCGTTAAGGCGATCCACTGCGAAAAGCCCATGGCTACCAAATGGGCCGACTGCAAGCGGATGAAGGCCGCCGCAGATGACGCAGGGGCGTACCTAACCTTTGGTCATCAGCGCCGCCACATCCGTATGTTCCAGCAGGTGCGTAAAGATATTGTCGGCGGCGCCATCGGCGAGTTAGTGATGATTGAGGCGCAGGTTGGCGATCTGTTCGACTGGGGAACCCACTGGCTGGACATGATGCAGTGGTACAACGGTGAAGCGGAGCCGGAGTGGGTAATCGGACAGATCGACAGCTGGAAGGGACGGACGATCTTTGGCGCTGACGTGGAAGACCAGGCGCTTGCCCACTATAAGTGGAAGAACGGCGTTCGCGGGCTGCTTGTGTGTGGCTATGAAGCCGGCATCGGCTGCGCGCACCGCATCTGCGGCGTCGACGGAGTCATCGAGGTCGTCAACGAGCGGAAGTACCGTTTGATGAACGGCAGTGCCTCCGGCTGGCAGACCCACGAAGTACCGCAGGGCGAACTCGGCGATCATCAGCTGTCAGCGCGCGATGTCATCCGCCAACTGGATGAACCGGGTCATAAATCGATCCTCTCCGCCGACAATGTCATCAAGCATACGGAGCTGATTTTCGGCACCTGGTACTCCAGTAAAGCACGCAAGCGAGTCGATTTCCCGCTCGAAGTGGATGGAAACGCCCTGGAGGAGATGCTGGCCGACCATGAGGTAGGGCCGGACCGTGACCGGAGCCCCTTGCTGGGCTAG
- a CDS encoding two pore domain potassium channel family protein — protein sequence MLNSLWHGFVALVGLWLCIVVARDVFESIILPRTVARPFKLTSAFYRVFSAITRSIARRWKATRGPLLAAFGPISTIILLGIWAVGVMTGFAFMHWGMRSRFSSAPANLAECFYVSGTTVFTLGLGDVAPVSPVARAITVVEAGMGLGLLAIVIGYIPVMYQAFSRREAGISALDARAGSPPTACELLRRFIRSGDPNAFLALLLDLEKWCADLMESHISYPVLCAYRSQHDRQSWVASLTAMLDACALLKSGVENDAEWTQPLKWRAHLFFAMARHCVIDLVLVIGNSPRAMEGDRLPADQLAELRGRLAEAGLILASGAEADDRLLQLRRQYEPYVHALAISNVMELPPFMLADNAGDNWEVAAWDAKHFAA from the coding sequence ATGTTGAACTCACTCTGGCACGGCTTCGTAGCCCTCGTCGGCCTCTGGCTCTGCATCGTGGTGGCGCGCGACGTTTTCGAATCGATCATCCTGCCACGCACCGTGGCGCGGCCATTCAAGCTCACGTCGGCTTTCTACCGCGTATTCTCCGCCATCACCAGGTCGATTGCCAGGCGCTGGAAGGCGACGCGCGGACCCCTGTTGGCGGCATTCGGTCCGATCTCCACCATCATACTGCTCGGAATCTGGGCAGTAGGCGTGATGACAGGCTTTGCCTTCATGCATTGGGGGATGCGGTCACGATTCTCCAGCGCCCCCGCCAACCTGGCGGAATGCTTTTACGTCAGCGGCACCACGGTCTTTACGCTCGGCCTCGGCGACGTAGCGCCCGTAAGCCCAGTCGCGCGGGCTATCACCGTGGTTGAAGCTGGCATGGGCCTGGGCCTGCTCGCCATTGTGATCGGCTACATCCCCGTGATGTATCAGGCATTCTCGCGGCGTGAAGCCGGCATCTCTGCCCTGGATGCCCGCGCGGGTTCGCCGCCAACCGCGTGTGAACTGCTGCGCCGGTTCATCCGATCAGGAGACCCCAACGCATTCCTTGCACTGCTGCTCGATCTGGAAAAGTGGTGCGCCGACCTTATGGAGAGCCACATCTCCTATCCGGTGCTCTGCGCTTATCGTTCGCAGCACGACCGCCAGTCGTGGGTGGCGTCGCTCACAGCGATGCTGGATGCCTGTGCGCTGCTGAAAAGTGGCGTCGAAAACGATGCCGAGTGGACGCAGCCGCTGAAGTGGCGAGCCCACCTTTTCTTCGCAATGGCGCGCCATTGCGTCATCGATCTTGTGCTGGTCATCGGAAACTCGCCCCGCGCTATGGAGGGAGACCGCCTTCCGGCCGACCAACTGGCCGAACTTCGTGGCCGCCTGGCAGAAGCCGGCCTCATATTGGCCTCCGGCGCCGAGGCCGACGATCGCCTGCTGCAACTGCGCCGCCAATACGAGCCGTATGTCCATGCACTGGCTATCAGCAACGTCATGGAGCTGCCGCCGTTCATGCTGGCGGATAACGCCGGCGATAACTGGGAAGTCGCCGCATGGGATGCAAAGCACTTTGCGGCCTGA